In Urechidicola croceus, a single window of DNA contains:
- a CDS encoding MarR family winged helix-turn-helix transcriptional regulator, giving the protein MNNENEKRKSVKSTLPFQTINNLLFTGNWVYEKSAEHLKQYALSVEQYNVLLILNNLNGEPANLSTIQDSMTSKMSNTTRLVEKLRLKGLLTREQSLENRRKVEIKITEKGNLLLNEIEETQLRKEKEIVKNLTKRDLETLNKLLNKLRS; this is encoded by the coding sequence ATGAATAATGAAAATGAAAAAAGAAAAAGTGTAAAATCCACTTTGCCTTTTCAAACGATAAATAATTTATTGTTTACAGGTAATTGGGTTTATGAAAAATCTGCAGAGCATTTAAAGCAATATGCTTTATCGGTTGAGCAGTATAACGTTCTTTTAATTTTGAATAATTTAAACGGGGAGCCAGCAAATCTCAGTACTATACAAGACAGTATGACTAGTAAAATGAGTAATACTACAAGATTAGTTGAAAAGTTAAGGCTTAAAGGTCTTTTAACTCGAGAACAATCTCTTGAAAATAGGAGGAAGGTTGAAATCAAAATAACCGAAAAGGGAAATTTGCTTTTAAATGAAATTGAGGAAACTCAACTGCGAAAAGAAAAAGAAATCGTTAAGAACCTTACCAAACGAGATCTGGAAACTCTAAATAAATTATTAAATAAACTTAGGTCGTAA